The following proteins come from a genomic window of Coffea arabica cultivar ET-39 chromosome 11c, Coffea Arabica ET-39 HiFi, whole genome shotgun sequence:
- the LOC140016483 gene encoding uncharacterized protein, with translation MSDGKETTPFDIKLVMEAMTDKLLKLMKQELEPLHERMDSLEHSQTNSKSRRHKAPTRDYESSNSEEEYGSRTWKNKHRKAGVDPIKGVKMQLPTFQGKSDPDVYLEWEKRVELIFDCNDYTEEQQMRLAVMQFTDYAIVWWDQITTSRRRSGEYPITTWTELRGVMKKRFVPSHYHRDLYLKLQNLTQGAKSVEDYHKEMEIAMLRADIVEDREATMARFLSGLRPEIADQVEMHHYVDLHDMLDKAIKIERRLKRRGPIRQNSNFQVGNWRNQPFKREVNPSSAFPLAKQGGTTKESLRPNAPPSKPPSRGDGRPTHEVSKVRYRDTKCFKCQGFGHIASQCPNQRVMLILPNGEVQTDEEDECEDMPPLVEDEEEFEEIPAHGKVGMVARRALTAQASRDDLQRENIFYSRCHVMDKLCSLVIDPGSCTNVASALMVERLSMPTSDHSRPYKLQWLNNSGEVRVHKQVLINFAIGRYKDDVLCDVVPMQATHIILGRPWQFDKRVIFDGFLNKYSFVHNTKKITLAPLTPQQVHEDQIGLQKEYDMHCDNKKKNLHETKSKMAEPSSHKIDTSHSVIEGKKERKSIMLARTRDVRKALHSNQILLILFCKESLLTNELGASLPSAIADLLQEYQDVFPEDIPNGLPPLRGIEHQIDFIPGSSLPNKAPYRTNPEETKEQQRQVEDLLGKGWIQESLSPCAVPILLVPKKDGGWRMCTDCRAINAITVKYRHPIPRLDNMLDELHGAIIFTKIDLKSGYHQIRMKEGDEWKTAFKTKHGIGAVLIQEGKPVAYFSEKLTGASLNYSTYDKELMALVRALQTWQHYLRPREFVLHTDHESLKHIKSQTKLSKRHARWVAFIDSFVFVIKYKVGKTNVVADALSRRYTLITTLDTKLLGFEFIKDLYAADLDFGEIFTTLPRVTREHYSMSQGFLYYKGKLCIPMCSMRLLLVREAHGGGLMGHFGVAKTLSILQEHFYWPRMKRDVERHTQRCVTCHQAKSKVHPYGLYTPLPIPHEPWVDLSMDFVLGLPRTRQGHDSIYVVVDRFSKMAHFIPCHKTDDAKHVADLFFRDIVRLHGVPRTIVSDRDVRVNLDGKKKAEIVRDLHTKARANIEKRTLQYIQSANKGRRQMVFEPGDWVWIHMRKERFPNQRRNKLLPRGDGPFQVVERINDNAYKLDLPGEYGVHATFNVADLSPFHADDELDLGTNRLQEEGIDEGLKAGQTQVAQVIQVPSGPVTRARAKKMRESLQALVSTIQGRIGDDLKIIEGLENEDSKLYTLLQVEDPPAPVAS, from the exons ATGTCCGACGGGAAGGAAACTACTCCTTTTGATATTAAACTTGTGATGGAAGCTATGACTGATAAATTGCTCAAGCTAATGAAACAGGAATTAGAACCATTGCATGAGAGGATGGATAGTCTCGAACACTCCCAAACCAATTCTAAGTCCCGGAGACACAAAGCACCAACCCGTGACTATGAAAGTTCCAACTCCGAGGAGGAATATGGGTCGAGGACATGGAAGAATAAACACCGTAAAGCTGGTGTGGATCCAATCAAAGGTGTTAAAATGCAATTGCCtactttccaaggcaaatccgaCCCCGATGTCTATTTGGAATGGGAGAAACGAGTGGAGTTGATCTTTGATTGCAATGATTACACTGAAGAGCAGCAAATGAGACTTGCAGTCATgcaattcaccgactacgccatAGTGTGGTGGGATCAAATCACTACTAGTAGAAGGCGAAGTGGTGAATACCCTATCACTACATGGACCGAATTGAGAGGTGTCATGAAGAAACGCTTTGTTCCTAGTCACTACCACCGTGACTTGTACCTCAAACTTCAAAATTTAACACAAGGAGCCAAAAGCGTGGAGGACTATCATAAGGAGATGGAGATAGCCATGTTAAGGGCCGACATTGTCGAGGACCGGGAAGCTACTATGGCACGATTTTTAAGTGGATTGAGGCCTGAAATAGCGGATCAAGTGGAAATGCACCATTATGTGGACCTCCATGATATGCTAGACAAGGCTATTAAGATTGAACggaggctcaagaggaggggtccaATTCGACAAAATTCCAACTTTCAAGTTGGAAATTGGAGGAACCAACCCTTCAAGAGGGAAGTCAACCCCTCTAGTGCATTCCCCTTGGCCAAACAAGGTGGGACAACCAAGGAGTCTCTAAGGCCGAATGCACCTCCCTCAAAACCACCCTCAAGGGGCGATGGTAGGCCTACTCATGAGGTAAGCAAAGTTCGATACCGAGACACTAAGTGTTTTAAGTgtcaagggtttggacatattgctTCCCAATGCCCAAATCAAAGGGTTATGCTTATACTACCCAATGGGGAAGTACAAACGGATGAGGAAGATGAGTGTGAGGACATGCCTCCCTTGGTTGAGGATGAAGAGGAATTTGAGGAGATACCAGCTCATGGTAAAGTTGGTATGGTTGCAAGGCGAGCTCTAACTGCTCAAGCTAGTAGAGATGACCTTCAACGAGAGAACATATTTTACTCAAGGTGTCATGTGATGGACAAGCTTTGTAGCTTGGTAATTGACCCAGGGAGCTGTACCAATGTTGCTAGTGCACTCATGGTGGAACGATTGAGCATGCCAACAAGTGATCACTCCCGACCTTACAAACTACAATGGCTGAATAATAGTGGTGAGGTACGTGTTCATAAGcaagttttaattaattttgccATTGGTAGATATAAGGATGATGTTTTatgtgatgttgtgcctatgcaagCTACTCATATTATTTTGGGAAGGCCATGGCAATTTGATAAAAGGGTCATTTTTGATGGATTCTTGAATAAGTATTCCTTTGTGCATAATACTAAAAAGATCACCCTTGCACCTCTTACACCtcaacaagtgcatgaggacCAAATTGGGTTGCAAAAGGAATATGACATGCATTGtgacaataaaaagaaaaatttgcatgaaacAAAGAGCAAAATGGCCGAACCATCTTCTCATAAAATTGACACTTCACATTCGGTCATTGAagggaaaaaggagagaaaatccatcatgcTTGCTAGAACTAGAGATGTGCGAAAGGCTTTGCACTCTAACCAGATTTTGCTTATCTTGTTTTGTAAAGAGTCTTTGCTCACTAATGAACTTGGTGCTTCTTTGCCTAGTGCTATTGCTGACCTTTTACAGGAGTACCAAGACGTATTTCCTGAGGATATACCTAATGGGTTGCCACCTTTGAGGGGAATagaacatcaaattgatttcattcctggCTCTTCCCTTCCTAATAAGGCACCATATAGGACTAATCCGGAGGAAACTAAGGAGCAACAAAGGCAAGTAGAAGACTTGCTTGGTAAGGGCTGGATTCAAGAGAGTTTAAGTCCTTGTGCTGTACCTATCCTACTTGTaccaaagaaagatggaggatgGAGGATGTGCACCGATTGTAGAGCCATAAATGCCataacggtaaagtatcgcCATCCCATACCTCGATTAGATAACATGCTTGATGAGTTACATGGTGCTATTATATTTACTAAGATTGACTTGAAGAGTGGTTATCACCAAATACGCATGAAAGAAGGggatgagtggaaaacagcatttaaaacaaaacatg GTATTGGAGCTGTGCTCATTCAAGAGGGGAAACCAGTggcctactttagtgagaagtTGACTGGTGCCTCGTTGAACTACTCTACTTATGACAAAGAATTGATGGCCTTGGTGCGAGCTCTCCAaacttggcaacactacctcAGACCTCGGGAATTCGTACTCCACACTGATCATGAATCGCTCAAACACATCAAATCACAAACCAAATTGAGCAAAAGGCATGCGAGGTGGGTGGCTTTCATTGATAGTTTTGTGTTTGTCATCAAATATAAGGTTGGAAAGactaatgtagtggctgatgcacttTCTAGAAGGTATACACTAATCACTACACTAGACACTAAGTTGCTTGGCTTTGAGTTCATTAAGGATTTATATGCAGCTGACCTAGACTTTGGTGAGATTTTCACAACCTTGCCACGAGTTACTCGTGAGCATTATTCTATGTCGCAGGGGTTCTTGTACTACAAAGGCAAACTATGTATCCCAATGTGCTCCATGCGACTTTTATTGGTTAGAGAGGCTCATGGTGGAGGCCTCATGGGACATTTTGGAGTGGCGAAGACCTTGTCAATTCTCCAAGAGCATTTCTACTGGCCTCGCATGAAGAGGGACGTCGAGAGGCATACACAAAGGTGTGTCACTTGTCACCAAGCAAAATCAAAGGTACATCCTTATGGACTCTACACTCCTTTACCTATCCCACATGAACCTTGGGtagatttgtctatggactttgtacttGGATTACCTAGAACTAGACAAGGGCATGATTCCATTTATGTGGTAGTTGATCGTTTCTCAAAGATGGCTCACTTCATTCCTTGccataaaactgatgatgctAAACATGTGGCTGATTTATTCTTCAGAGACATAGTGCGTTTACATGGGGTACCTCGTACCATTGTTTCTGATAGGGATGtaag AGTTAACCTAGATGGTAAGAAAAAGGCTGAGATTGTGCGGGATTTGCATACCAAAGCTAGAGCTAATATTGAGAAACGTACCCTTCAATACATTCAAAGTGCCAACAAGGGACGTCGCCAGATGGTgtttgaaccaggtgattgggtttggataCACATGAGAAAGGAGCGTTTTCCAAACCAAAGGCGCAACAAACTACTTCCACggggtgatggaccatttcaagTTGtggagcgcatcaatgacaatgcctacaaacttGACCTTCCAGGTGAGTATGGAGTACATGCTACATTCAATGTGGCTGACTTGAGTCCTTTTCATGCAGATGACGAGcttgatttggggacaaatcgcctACAAGAGGAGGGGATTGATGAGGGGCTCAAGGCTGGTCAAACACAAGTTGcccaagtcattcaagtaccaaGTGGTCCAGTCACAAGAGCTCGTGCCAAGAAGATGCGTGAATCTTTACAAGCCCTTGTGAGTACAATCCAAGGCCGCATTGGAGATGATTTAAAgattattgaaggcttggagaatgAAGATTCAAAACTTTACACATTGCTCCAAGTAGAAGACCCTCCAGCGCCTGTTGCTAGTTAG